tttgaggtcagctagaagagtgtcacgttccttagttaaagaagacactaattccgtgagagtatctatttcttttcttgaATCAGATGCCACAGTAAAAACCTCTGGGCATGAGTCATTCAGGCTTTCTTTAACATCTcattttgagcaagaaggtcatcatttagtttttgagctcgttctaagGCACATTTGACATGACTCgactcatcatttaacatttcagcaatcttaacaagatcatctTTTTCGTTGTGACAagtagctaagtcaatcaaaagttggtcacgttcttgtgTTAGTGACGACACATTTCCTTTAGAATGGATGCAACAAAGTGCAAGGATCTGTTGCACTGGTTTCATCAACTTTGCTGGCTAAAAACAAGTTTTTTTTTCGaagtttttttatttctttttcaagacccaacatggaactaggttgatcattctcatttagactttctttaaggactacattttcctcagctatgtcctcaatttcgatttgcatagcttccaacttattagtttggacacgacacttatctatgaattgatctaggaggagacaaactttgtctttagagaaagatcgaacctttttcttgagcttaattacctcatggtctgaatcagagtctgaatccacggagtgagccataagacacttgatgtcttctttctttgatgatttggaagtatgttttgaggaactagacgagatgctaagtttggcgtctaattcatcctcaaggacatcgtcctcttcagaatcagacatgccccaaatagcggtcattaccttgtttttgtaatcacgttttgcaaagtcacgttttccttagatttgatatcgttccactttgggcattctttgatttggtgacctttatcaccacatttaaagcaaccaacagtggagttagatcttctcttaggaaaacggcgtttactagagttgttgctatacctttgagagtttcgaccattgatcatgccaacaatgtttttagtgaacattgcaaactcatcatcttcatcctcctcatcacttgagagagcattaagagcgagtcctttccctttagagctttcactagaacgcttcatgagagttaactcatgagccataagtgagcccataagttcatcaagggtgagcaatgaaaggtccttagcttcctcaatagccgtaaccttcggttgccacttttcagttaggctacgaaggattttacggactaaatcctcggattgaaaactcctacctaaactcttaaggtcattgacaatactagaaaaacgtgaagacaaactattaattgactcatctcggtccatattgaacatctcatattgttgcatgagaagatcaatacgatattttttgacttgtgacgttccctcataagcaaggtttagggtgtcccaaatctctttggccgaggcacatccagatatacgattaatctcttggtcaccgattccatattgaagaatggacatggccttagagtttttctcgattttcttatagtcggcctcaacatacttatcctcacttttcaaggagctagtgccatcagcattagtcacttcgattttgaggggacccttttgaatgattaaccaacattcatagtccgcacttttgacatagtgctccatgcgatgtttccaccaggcatagttttctcctttgaaaatgggatacttagtgtgttttgaatcgtccataactataggatcaactctttggatttaaccaatatcaagagcacaaggctctgataccaattgaagagttaagaacgattaacacctaagagggggagggggtgaattaggtgtaccttttaaaaattttattcttaacttagttaattaactattttaagctaagaataaagaagtacaagacttgagaaacttaattgaaggtaagttcacaagaagatacagcagttctatgtcacggtataggtgactgtgacacagaacttgattaggtacatgcgagaaatagcaaagtggaagaacgtaaaagtaaatgaacaaacaaacgacattttaaaaaattggttcagcctctactccgaggcctacgtccaaccgttattttattgcttgtttagaaatttactcaaacttactaaaccccttacaatgaaaataactcgccaacctactccggttgcactcaaacttaaagctactccgcttcaagagtttatgggttctatctcaaggtgttacagaatcttgaatctcaagagttcacttaaatgaacatggagattacaatgaagatctaacacgagaatcatggaacaaactcatcatgtcacaaaGATCTGTGaacgatacttggaggttttactgactttttttcgaaaacaattttgaagacttaaaaccagaaaaacgttttgcaaatgcTTGAAGAATAAAGCTtttaatgcacaaatgatttgcaaggtttttacaataaatgctttggaagtcttaagaaataaatgtgactaagacactctatttatagtggatttaagtcttaggtaagtacactttgaaagattaaatccaatattaaaatgatagctttgagtgatggtaagtgttagacttgtaggtttggggcttaagaaatcagaaacttaagcttctacactcaacatgtgacaatttaccgaaatggcaaaaagcctttcttactttagaagtttgacaagtcttctttgccattttggtaaaaggtgtttgcacaaatctagaggcttagtcaagtgggcttGTAACTCCAAAATTTCGATTGTTTTCAAGTTTacgaaaattcaaatgtttaagatttaaagtttgcaaagttttgacacttaaaaacatttggacgaaaactcctccgtatgatagtaccagaaaccacggtACAGCGtaccgttgcatggttttgctATTACTTGActaaaatgagaatgttacacttactcttacatatatcgactatggctttggaaagtatcattgtcttgacttccttgattggcttgatcatcttgaatcattgttgaaagtccatttgattgcttcattcactaattgtttcaactaagagcaaataatcaaataacaaggggacttggcatcatcaatctaaTGTGTTCTAACACCTATCAGCATCAAAATCACTCTTATGGCTCACTTTAAACCAAAGGAGTCAATCTTACCGCATCAAAGTGTAGTTGAATCAAATAATCAATGTTGTGAACACGACATGACAAACAACATTATTATCAAGATGAATTGAATTGGATTCAATTTTTTAATAACCTTATTAGTTAAGCTAACTAAGTGGCAGAATGAACACGACATGACAAACAACATTATCAGGATGAATTGAATTGGATTCAATTTTTTAATAACCTTACTAGTTAAACTAACTAAGTAGCATAATGAACACGACATGACAAACAACATTATCAGGATGAATTGAATTATACGGAGTAAGATTCAATTTTTTAATAACCTTACTAGTTAAGCTAACTAAGTGACAGAATGAACACGACATGACAAACAACACTATCAGGATGAATTGAATTGGATTCATTTCTTAATAACCTTACTAGTTAAGTTAACTAAATGACGGAATAAATACTAAAGTCGATATAATTTTAAGAAGAAAATGATGAAATATATGTAAAATTATAGTTAGTTACCGTTAATTACCTGAATTTTGAATACTTAAGAGGCCAAATTCCCTCCATTTTTACCTTCAAACCATTACTTTTACTCCAAACAAATTCTTCACTCAATTCACCAATAACATCATCCACATCCTCAATCACTTCCTCAAACCCTAACGGTAACTCCGGCGACCTTACCGCCATCCTCTTCCTCTCCGGCGACAGCCGGAAAATCCTCGATGCTCGCCTCCTAACCGTCTTAACCAACTCGGGTGATATCCCATGATTAATCACCTGAAAACATCCTAGCTCTTGAAAACACTCTTTAATTTTCGAAACAGAGGAATTTTTAATCTCTTGAAAATCAATTACCGGGATTTCTCGAAAGGATTTTTGTCTAGGAAATATTCTGTTGGGTAAAATGAGATCAGGAACCCTAAGAGAGCTCTCCAAGAACTCTGCCAAAACGCCGTCGTTTGTCACTGAAGAAGTGCGGCGGCTTGTGCCAGTTGGGGAAGGTGGTGGGGCTCGGAAATCGAGGATGATCTGCTCCGATTCGTCTTTTATGAGATTATAATCTTGTTCGTGTAGGAACATTTGAGGTGAAGAGCAAATTGTTGATGACATTTtcattaatgagaaatatttgaagTTAAGCTAGATTAGAGTTGTAATTATAGACTTGTAGGTGTAGGTTTATTATATATGAATATACgcaaattatactccctcctattctacataactctcccctttcatggagagcacgggaattaagggaggggagtattatatgataaagtattggagtggggtaggagattggagagagggaaggtattgtgtgattaaaataagataaagtatgagtattgtggggtattgttgtggggtgaggtgattaaaataagtataaatgtttgccaaataaggaaatagggagagtattgtgaatagacgaaaaaggaaataaggagagttatttagaataggagggagtattataagaCGGTCTACACCATAAAACGGTCcatttctgaaaaaaaaaaaaaaaaaaaaaaaaaaaacatttatttaTTGATGATAAATGTGTTGTCTTTTTACATTATGGGATCGTCTCATAATATATGACCGTCTCACATAATCATTAGCGGAACCCGGATTCACGGTTAGGGGGGAGGTGAATCAGCTGGGGCGAATAAGTAATGACATAATGTAAAtttgaaaaaattcgaaaattctTACTAAAATTTTCGTGGGGTCGAGTGCCCCTGGTACTCTGGAAGCCCTCTAAATCCGCCACTGAACGTAATGATTACGGTGAATATAGATACTGATTTGATTACTGCTTAGTTTATATGCAAAAGAAGAGACATTAATGATGAAAATGTTGTAAACAATTAGTCAATCATCATACTTTATTTTGCTTTCTCTTAGAAAAGAAAATTGTGGGGGGGGAAAAATAATATAATCCTTGCTGGGCTTGCTCTACTTTTAAAGGTTTAACCTTTACAGCTTTGCATTGTAACTTTGGTAGGGTAATGTATGCTTATAGCAACAATGATTTAGATTTCGCGGATGGTTAACATGAATCGTCATTTAAAATCAGTTGAGAGCGCTACTGAGGGACGTGATATGGTGCATTTGAAGGTCGATTGACGCTAGACTCGGTAAAATTTGACCTAATTTCGATAAACTTTTTCCTCGGGATTAGATCGGCCAAACTCAGAATGACCTATTAATTTAGGATCGAAACGGCGAAACCTGATCCAATCCACTCGACTTAATGGGTCAaaattaagggtgtgtttggattgaaggaattggaggggaaagaaagggagggagagtaggagaTTTAAAATcctttagggggtgtttggttcaactcataaaggtatgaggtatgggtttggaatgagtcaaacccataccaagtgtttgtttggcaaaaataggggtttcatacccatacctcaaacccatgaggtatgggtttctcatacccaaggggggagatgggtatgagattgatacccatgggtatcaagtaataaaataaaaaaacatgaaaaaaaaattaaatggaacattttaaatgaattttttttacatttatttgaTTAACTCTTTATTTTCGTGATTTTTTggtatcaaaaataattattttcaatgttatatttttgagttttttaacTTTGGTGAAGTTCGATCTCATTCCACCCgaaattgaaacaaacacatggtatgaggaatcaagttccaaacccatatcatccgggtatgattcctgattccaaacccatacccacgTGCGAACCAAACTCCCCcttatttggatagcaaatgaggttggagggaaatggagggggagagatttagagggatccaatttccctccttgaagcctaatcaaaatctctccacaataggcaagatttggaaggaaattgtATTCAAACACCCACAATTCATTCCCCCTCCcattcccttctctccctttcccttccctccttccccctcccctccctttccctccacttttgctatccaaacgaGCCCTAAGGGCGGGTTAATTAGTTCGTCGTCGTCGCCATAAAATACGAGTTgccaaaataaaattaaaaaggtTTTACGGGCAAACACCCAACGCAAATAGGGGCAGCATCTACAATGTTATAGCAGAAAATGGGCTTTTATTGCCCATCAATTAAGTACTTTTACAGCCCAATAACTCATAAGGCCTGCTCGCTATTAGCAAAGGCCCGGTCTTGTATATACTTGTATCATTGTATGTAGACTTGGTAAATGGGTCATTCTGGTTGAATTTGGGTTGGGTCATTTTAGTTCAGATCATTTTCGGGTTAACTATTTATTGGGTCATTTTTTTGTCGGATCATTTTTGGGTCTGGTCATTCTAGCTCGTTCGGATTATTTCGGGTCATTCAAGTTGGGTCAATTTTGTCAGGTCTAGTTGCAGTCCAAGCCAAATATGTGGCGGATAAAACTTATTCCCTATCTATTAGGATTAGAATTTAACCGAAATTCTCGTTTAAAACGGGCATATTTGTCTTAAAACTTTAAAAAGGTCAAGTATCAAATATAAGACAAAAGTATAATGCATTGAAATTAGCAAAATGTTTGTCTCAACTATGCAAATAGGGTGTTATTTAACCCTTTTATTTTTAAGACATATATCCATCTTAAGAAAGACCTATTAACAATTTAAAAGATTAAGCGAACTAGTGATTTTAACCTTTTAAACACTACTCCGTATGTTTTAGAGATTTATCTTTTGTAGTTATTCTATAGATACGTTGGCAATTACAAATGACCAGTcttttatattaatttttttataaaattcaaaaactcGTATTCTGTACATATTTGCCATGTAGAAAATTTGTCTCCACgctttttataataaaaaaaattcaatatactatctgtaaaaatatataaataaatatcATAAGGTTTATTTAAATAAAAATAGTTACATTATAAACCAACTTTCATGACATTATTCAATTCTCTTGGTTACTTTTATTTTTAGTTTTAGTTTTTTCTAAAATCAAACTACAAGGTTGATAAAGCTGAGAAATTAATGAGTTGTCAAGGACGATAAGGGTATTTTTGTCAAAAAAAATCGATTTCTTTAAAGCTTCTATAAATTAAAAGTTTGGGTCCTTAATACAATATTCTATCAAAGTTCGGATCATAAGGTTTCTTTCCATATGTGTGTGAAATGAGGGTATTGTCCCAAATCGGTAGAATAATAGTGAAAGGACTAGCTTATAAGTAAGTGGGTTATTCCTCCTAtcaccaattggttttaggatggaacctcACTTGCTTTGGACCGGTTTCATGCACCTATATCTGTATAAGCCCGCTGCGGAGGACTTAACATAGTTAACTTCCTTAATTGTCATTGTCAATGCAGCCTTGTGCTTTCTCCCAGGGCTGGTCCAGGGCCTGTGCAAGAGGTGCGGTCACACAGGGCCCCCGACTTGAGGGGGCCCAATTGCAAATATTAGTTGCGTTAATTGATAAAAAATTTAGGTCATTATATTAACTTAATTCTCACTATGACTAGGTATATTTTGTTAAATTTTTACAAGGCTATGAAGGAGTCGAACCCGGGTTGTGTTGCTTCTTTAGTGAGCAACTAACCAATGTGCCACTTTACTATTGTTAAAAAATGGAAAGAAATTTATATTTGTATCCGCATTTCGTCTAGGATTGAAAAATACACTAGTCATAGAAAATTCTCATATATACTTCCTcgattcaactccactctaccatattagtttttgcacactattcacaaataAACCTTCAATTgtaattttctctcaatacataagtgaaaatatattcaagtgtgatcttgtttgattcgtctttacgagtacattaaaaatatctaacttttataatttttgcaaatacgtagctaacgatatttaccgcgtaaaac
The Silene latifolia isolate original U9 population chromosome 11, ASM4854445v1, whole genome shotgun sequence genome window above contains:
- the LOC141612713 gene encoding putative flavonol synthase 4, which produces MKMSSTICSSPQMFLHEQDYNLIKDESEQIILDFRAPPPSPTGTSRRTSSVTNDGVLAEFLESSLRVPDLILPNRIFPRQKSFREIPVIDFQEIKNSSVSKIKECFQELGCFQVINHGISPELVKTVRRRASRIFRLSPERKRMAVRSPELPLGFEEVIEDVDDVIGELSEEFVWSKSNGLKVKMEGIWPLKYSKFSTKMESLERAIEKIAKDIMKMIMMNNQEDQSVISKMQHEKDGNICHIYKHPHGIPIDQCMSSLRCDVIRMMIRGSDYSHALSLHICDGSSEFHVYSKKGWTSFIPVDNALVVTCGDQIQAWSAGRYKHVIGKPIYTTKNKDSISMAFHFSSQRDSTINKHRQQLENPRIISLRDQALFALFLTIASQILLHIYYTF